One window of Gemmobacter aquarius genomic DNA carries:
- a CDS encoding glycosyltransferase family 2 protein produces MATKVKKTDGPDVSIVIAAWQAEVFLVRSIENALGQEGVTVEVIVVDDASTDDTFGVARAMADRDGRVTALRLPENAGPSGARNAALAHARGTWIAVLDADDRMVPRRLQRMIALAEKVGDEGRAVDIVLGNLAEVDETGQPLSDEPFITDPDAPVRLSAERFVAGNLRVVGGHNLGYLKPLVRRAFIEREGIAYDTDLRNGEDFHLVLCCLLAGANVWFSPDPDYLYTRRKGSVSSVSTIDHLNALIRSETDMLVHPALTPELRELLDKRRRGLIDLRTTETVLQALRARRIGRARAALTARPRAAVLVLRQLSEGLWRRLLRA; encoded by the coding sequence ATGGCAACGAAAGTGAAGAAAACGGACGGTCCGGACGTATCGATCGTGATCGCGGCATGGCAGGCCGAGGTGTTTCTGGTCCGCAGTATCGAAAACGCGTTGGGGCAGGAAGGCGTTACGGTCGAGGTGATCGTTGTCGATGACGCGTCGACGGATGATACTTTTGGCGTGGCACGTGCAATGGCTGACAGAGACGGGCGGGTTACGGCGCTGCGCCTGCCCGAAAATGCCGGACCCTCCGGGGCGCGGAACGCAGCCTTGGCCCATGCGCGGGGGACGTGGATTGCCGTGCTCGACGCCGATGACCGCATGGTGCCCCGACGTCTGCAACGTATGATCGCCCTTGCCGAAAAGGTGGGAGACGAAGGACGTGCCGTCGACATCGTACTGGGCAACCTCGCCGAGGTGGACGAGACGGGTCAGCCGCTCTCGGACGAGCCATTTATTACCGATCCTGACGCTCCGGTGCGCCTGTCGGCTGAACGGTTTGTCGCGGGTAACTTGCGCGTCGTGGGCGGGCATAACCTTGGCTATCTTAAACCGCTTGTGCGGCGCGCGTTCATTGAGCGCGAGGGCATTGCCTATGATACCGACCTGCGCAATGGAGAGGACTTCCATCTCGTGCTGTGCTGTCTGCTTGCGGGGGCGAATGTCTGGTTCAGCCCCGATCCCGACTATTTGTACACACGGCGTAAAGGGTCGGTTTCGTCGGTGTCTACGATCGATCATCTAAACGCACTTATACGGTCGGAAACGGACATGTTGGTGCATCCGGCCCTGACGCCCGAGCTGCGCGAACTGCTCGACAAACGCCGACGCGGCCTGATCGACCTGCGAACGACGGAAACGGTGCTGCAAGCACTCAGGGCGCGGCGTATCGGGCGGGCGCGGGCGGCACTGACGGCGCGGCCAAGGGCTGCTGTTCTTGTGCTGCGCCAATTGTCCGAAGGCCTTTGGCGACGGTTGCTTCGGGCCTAA
- a CDS encoding glycosyltransferase family 2 protein: protein MIEIDLCICTFRRDSLADAIRSAAAQALPAGHSQNIIVADNDEAPTAQARVKALGLAVTYIHAPARNISIARNACLDAAKGEWIAFLDDDETAPSDWLAQLLSCAAETGADAVFGPSRAVYPAGTPDWITANDFHSNRPQRRAGTVETGHSCNVVFRRPPQGIRFDPALGRSGGEDTDFFYRLHRAGSRFAICEQAQVTEPVSPSRLSFRWLAERRMAEGQHYAQSVGRSRSVLVAASLAKAAFSAARAFPYATNRPKLAFWTLRALFHLGVVRGAIKPSQREIYGS, encoded by the coding sequence ATGATCGAAATTGACCTTTGCATCTGCACCTTCCGTCGCGACTCGCTGGCCGATGCCATTCGCTCGGCGGCGGCGCAGGCATTGCCCGCCGGTCACAGCCAAAACATCATCGTGGCCGACAACGACGAAGCCCCCACGGCGCAGGCACGGGTCAAGGCGCTCGGGCTGGCTGTCACTTATATACACGCTCCGGCACGCAACATCTCCATCGCCCGGAATGCTTGCCTCGATGCCGCAAAGGGCGAATGGATCGCCTTTCTGGACGATGACGAGACCGCCCCGAGCGACTGGCTGGCGCAACTTTTGTCCTGCGCCGCCGAAACCGGCGCCGACGCCGTCTTTGGCCCGTCCCGCGCCGTTTATCCGGCAGGTACGCCAGACTGGATCACCGCCAACGATTTTCACTCCAACCGCCCGCAACGCCGCGCTGGCACTGTCGAAACCGGCCACAGCTGCAACGTCGTTTTCCGCAGGCCACCCCAAGGCATCCGCTTCGATCCGGCATTGGGCCGGTCCGGCGGAGAAGACACCGACTTTTTCTACCGGTTACACCGCGCGGGTAGCCGCTTCGCGATCTGCGAACAAGCGCAGGTCACCGAACCGGTTTCACCATCTCGCCTTTCGTTTCGCTGGCTTGCAGAGCGCCGGATGGCAGAAGGCCAGCACTACGCCCAAAGCGTCGGCAGGTCGCGTTCGGTGCTGGTCGCCGCATCGCTCGCAAAGGCAGCTTTCAGCGCAGCACGCGCATTTCCGTATGCGACGAACCGCCCCAAACTCGCTTTCTGGACCCTGCGCGCCCTTTTCCATCTCGGCGTCGTCCGCGGCGCGATAAAACCTTCGCAGCGCGAGATTTATGGAAGTTAG
- a CDS encoding ABC transporter ATP-binding protein encodes MRDAYRKIFELFDLRERRRFSVLVLLVMAMGLFDVLGVASVLPFLAVVSNPDTIHQSDWLSWFQDVSGARTVTGFMMVLGFTVFLFVLVTTIFRALTFYALTRFTKMRMVSLATRLMEVYLSQPYIWFLGRHSSDLGKTILSEVNLVVNGPITAAMRLLANGVMLALLVLFLFVMEPLAAIGGVVIFGGTYGLIFLATRMRLTQMGQGRVEANKAQFQIIHEAMAGIKNVKIRSLERSYLERFRIPSHANARQQAGLALISELPRQLLEVIAFGGMVLFVLWLLARNDGVIGDVVPILGVYAFAAARMFPTIQQLFASISEIRFGAAALDQLHAELTQATGSRLPDQAAAAIPLKHALELDRVTFAFPNAGRAALNELSMTIAANTTVGIVGSTGAGKTTTVDMILGLLSPQGGKLRVDGVVIDESNVRGWQRSVGYVPQEIFLIDDSVAANIAFGVPAGEIDMEAVKAASRVAELHDFVQTLPQGYRTEVGERGARLSGGQRQRIGIARALYSNPDILVFDEATSALDNLTERAIMSAIGALGHSKTIVVIAHRLSTVRHCDMVYLLEGGRVVAADRYDGLVEKNDHFRALHEATA; translated from the coding sequence GTGCGGGACGCATACCGGAAGATATTCGAGCTTTTCGATTTGCGCGAGCGACGGCGTTTCTCCGTCCTTGTGCTATTGGTGATGGCCATGGGACTGTTCGACGTTCTTGGCGTTGCGTCGGTCCTGCCGTTCCTTGCGGTGGTATCGAACCCAGACACGATCCATCAAAGCGACTGGCTTTCTTGGTTTCAGGACGTTTCCGGAGCAAGAACGGTGACTGGCTTCATGATGGTGCTAGGCTTTACGGTTTTCCTGTTCGTCCTTGTAACCACCATCTTCAGGGCCCTGACCTTTTACGCCCTGACGCGTTTTACCAAGATGCGGATGGTCAGTCTGGCAACGCGCCTGATGGAGGTCTACCTCAGTCAGCCTTACATCTGGTTTCTGGGCAGGCATTCTTCCGACCTTGGCAAGACAATCCTTTCTGAAGTGAACCTTGTCGTTAACGGACCGATCACGGCGGCGATGCGCTTGCTTGCGAACGGGGTTATGCTGGCGCTTCTGGTGCTGTTCCTGTTCGTGATGGAGCCATTGGCAGCGATCGGCGGGGTCGTGATCTTCGGCGGTACCTACGGGCTGATCTTTCTGGCAACCCGGATGCGGCTGACCCAGATGGGGCAGGGCCGTGTCGAAGCGAACAAAGCGCAGTTCCAGATCATTCACGAAGCGATGGCTGGGATCAAGAACGTCAAAATACGGTCGCTCGAGCGAAGCTATCTGGAACGGTTCCGCATTCCTTCGCATGCCAACGCAAGGCAGCAAGCGGGTCTGGCGCTGATTTCGGAATTGCCGCGACAGTTGCTCGAGGTGATCGCCTTTGGCGGCATGGTTCTGTTCGTTCTTTGGCTTCTTGCCCGTAACGACGGTGTGATCGGAGATGTCGTGCCCATTCTGGGTGTCTATGCCTTTGCTGCGGCGCGGATGTTTCCGACGATCCAGCAATTGTTCGCGTCGATCTCGGAGATCCGTTTCGGTGCGGCGGCCCTCGACCAATTGCATGCCGAACTGACGCAGGCCACGGGCAGCAGATTGCCGGATCAGGCAGCCGCTGCAATTCCGTTGAAGCACGCGTTGGAGCTGGACCGCGTCACCTTCGCCTTTCCCAATGCGGGCAGGGCGGCTCTGAACGAACTGTCGATGACGATCGCCGCAAATACGACGGTTGGGATCGTCGGATCGACCGGTGCGGGCAAGACCACGACTGTCGATATGATCCTCGGGCTGCTTTCGCCACAGGGTGGAAAGCTGCGGGTCGACGGTGTTGTGATTGACGAAAGCAACGTGCGCGGCTGGCAGCGGTCGGTCGGCTATGTGCCGCAAGAAATTTTCCTGATCGACGACTCGGTCGCGGCGAATATTGCCTTTGGCGTTCCTGCGGGCGAAATCGACATGGAGGCCGTCAAGGCTGCATCGCGGGTGGCCGAGCTGCACGATTTCGTGCAGACCTTGCCGCAAGGGTACAGGACCGAGGTTGGCGAACGTGGAGCGCGTCTGTCTGGTGGGCAGCGCCAACGGATCGGCATCGCACGGGCGCTTTATTCAAACCCCGACATTCTGGTGTTCGACGAGGCGACGAGTGCGCTCGACAACCTGACCGAGCGGGCGATCATGTCTGCAATCGGTGCCTTGGGACATTCCAAAACCATCGTCGTCATCGCGCACCGTCTGTCGACCGTGCGGCATTGCGACATGGTCTATCTGTTGGAAGGCGGGCGCGTCGTCGCTGCCGACCGTTATGACGGGCTGGTCGAGAAGAACGACCATTTCCGCGCTTTGCATGAAGCCACAGCCTGA
- a CDS encoding family 16 glycosylhydrolase: MKHIALSLVLLAHPVQALDLGKDWMVSDWPAGQSSIVQWSSANVRPGAEGIDLVLDRNPASAVGVETRPYLGGEVQSKGVADTGVWSWRARAPKMVEGAVFGMFLYRADHEKQPWREYDIEFVGGGTTDVELNIHFEDASGRHVSLLGGPKKIDLGFDAAAGFHDYEIEVQPERAIFRIDGKIVGNFGPSDVEGSVWSMGPLRSFVDLWAVQPAQAGWAGVWDFDGVPLTATLETVSLPPAAR, from the coding sequence ATGAAACACATCGCTCTCTCACTGGTTCTTCTGGCGCATCCGGTTCAGGCACTTGACCTTGGCAAGGACTGGATGGTGTCGGACTGGCCCGCCGGACAAAGCAGCATCGTTCAATGGTCGTCGGCGAATGTGCGGCCCGGTGCGGAAGGGATCGACCTTGTGCTGGACAGAAACCCCGCGTCAGCGGTCGGCGTCGAGACGCGACCGTATCTCGGGGGCGAAGTCCAGTCAAAAGGGGTCGCGGATACAGGCGTATGGTCCTGGCGCGCCCGTGCCCCGAAAATGGTCGAAGGGGCGGTGTTCGGCATGTTTCTTTACCGCGCTGATCACGAAAAGCAACCATGGCGCGAATACGATATCGAATTCGTCGGTGGCGGCACGACCGACGTAGAGTTGAACATACACTTCGAAGATGCGTCGGGCCGTCATGTGTCGCTGTTAGGTGGACCCAAGAAGATTGACCTCGGCTTCGATGCCGCCGCGGGATTTCATGATTACGAGATCGAAGTGCAGCCCGAGAGAGCGATCTTTCGCATCGACGGCAAGATCGTTGGCAACTTTGGCCCGAGCGATGTGGAAGGCAGCGTCTGGAGCATGGGTCCGCTGCGGTCATTCGTCGACCTATGGGCGGTGCAACCGGCGCAGGCGGGTTGGGCCGGCGTCTGGGATTTTGACGGTGTGCCGCTTACCGCGACGCTGGAAACGGTATCGCTTCCGCCCGCTGCTCGGTAA
- a CDS encoding polysaccharide biosynthesis/export family protein, which produces MPFRSNILCILLLTAAYPVAAQTSGQATNAPRTAGAQAETKGYKLGPREKLFVRIGSWDNTTQTYVSWPDASGEYTIGADGAVSIPMAGSIMASGLTAEELGQAIVSGIQDGLGITSNLDAAVEVAEYRPVYVIGEVQLPGAIPFAPGMNAIEAVGLAGGFRRPETTFLQNERSALSSLGNYEVLRVQLYARLAQKARLEAELASRPDLIPDNELAEAPGANDLLRRESEVKAARDAEIKSQMVQLTSLEKLLTQEIDRLGKQVELRSKQIELAKEELENTTQLVEKGLTVASRRSDLQTRVADEEVRLLELETARLTAEQRAVEVKQQRSDILNARKRDILDSLSLAEAEIGEIRIKQRTEAALYAEALQSGDGFVSTRGFGAPILELARRQDGKLVSVPVERDTSLQPGDVLEIRLPLPDEMSSPALAAKITEQRAEAIPFPASR; this is translated from the coding sequence ATGCCGTTTAGATCAAACATTCTGTGCATTTTATTGCTTACGGCAGCCTATCCTGTCGCAGCGCAGACCTCTGGCCAGGCAACTAACGCACCCAGGACTGCTGGGGCACAGGCCGAGACCAAAGGATACAAGCTCGGCCCGCGCGAGAAGCTTTTCGTCCGCATCGGCAGTTGGGATAACACGACGCAAACCTATGTTTCGTGGCCCGATGCGAGCGGAGAATACACCATCGGTGCTGACGGCGCCGTGTCGATCCCCATGGCCGGTTCAATCATGGCCTCCGGACTTACCGCCGAAGAGCTCGGCCAAGCTATCGTCAGTGGAATACAAGACGGCCTCGGCATCACATCGAACCTGGACGCAGCGGTCGAGGTGGCCGAATATCGCCCAGTCTACGTGATAGGCGAGGTGCAGTTGCCTGGTGCGATCCCCTTTGCCCCCGGTATGAACGCAATCGAAGCCGTCGGTCTTGCCGGTGGTTTCCGCAGGCCCGAGACCACCTTCTTGCAGAACGAACGCTCTGCGCTTTCGTCGCTCGGCAATTACGAGGTGCTTCGCGTCCAACTCTATGCCCGTCTTGCGCAAAAGGCGCGGCTTGAAGCGGAACTCGCGTCCCGCCCGGACTTGATCCCCGATAACGAACTTGCCGAAGCGCCCGGAGCAAACGACCTGCTCCGCAGGGAAAGCGAGGTAAAGGCCGCCCGCGATGCAGAGATCAAATCGCAGATGGTGCAATTGACCAGTCTCGAAAAACTGCTGACGCAGGAAATCGACCGCCTCGGCAAACAGGTCGAATTGCGGTCAAAGCAGATCGAACTTGCCAAGGAAGAACTGGAAAATACGACGCAGCTTGTCGAAAAGGGCCTGACCGTCGCGAGCCGCCGAAGCGACCTGCAAACCCGTGTCGCCGACGAGGAGGTTCGACTGCTCGAGCTGGAAACCGCCCGCCTGACCGCCGAACAGCGCGCGGTCGAGGTAAAGCAGCAACGCAGCGACATCTTGAACGCCCGAAAGCGTGACATCTTAGATAGTCTCAGCCTTGCCGAAGCGGAAATCGGAGAGATCCGCATCAAGCAGCGCACCGAGGCTGCACTTTATGCCGAGGCGCTGCAAAGTGGTGATGGTTTCGTGTCGACCCGTGGTTTTGGCGCGCCGATACTCGAACTGGCGCGCCGTCAGGATGGCAAGCTGGTTTCGGTTCCCGTAGAGCGCGACACCTCGCTGCAACCGGGGGACGTGCTTGAAATTCGCCTGCCCCTGCCGGACGAAATGTCGTCGCCTGCCCTCGCTGCCAAGATTACCGAGCAGCGGGCGGAAGCGATACCGTTTCCAGCGTCGCGGTAA
- a CDS encoding GumC family protein yields MDPDAGTVIDSEKLGQSARRQAGVVVKGALTGAAVALLLIVVSVPRYSATETILLDEERNELLNQVSALPNAVRSDATVQSELEILRSQVLAVEVVKRLNLDQDADFMDPPVDLVSRIMGNVTSISGFFSSSKAPIGPPVDPAIAAREAAAGILREHLYVERVGRSFVLLLAYSDHNPQRAAAVARAYGDSYVQFQLTSQSKLAVNAGQWVSERLKVLAERSQEATSAVQEFRSRHNLVEYQGNLLTDQQQSDLTTALVTASADVAQLRARVQSFEAMMNVEKPDVLAVSALETLTPSDETMAALRTDYINARRNWTGIVAERGEDHPQALQLKKQMDILEQTIGEELNRAVLATKAQFEIARSREASLRDDLSSFADRVTGDDKVMGQLAQLEAVADTYATVYRDFLERYEITAQQENFPIASVRIISPADLPDRPSSPRKKALLGMGLILGALIGIVIGALREMGPVRLRTPKDTTDRSGLPCAGLTPSPRRKLDTEQRRVLTRTLNRARQDLDRMVAQQAGVGRIVALVPVDAVADAFPITSFAETLSANGERVLVVDAGGLTPGQVQRLNALERVETWKLSDIPARDDATDRLRERFQTVLLCLPSLTRTTFPDALARAADASILILPWGSITPDFLADAIQLHGENLRPIASTVLVGADLKRARLYMRRGDFEERLLHAV; encoded by the coding sequence ATGGATCCCGATGCGGGCACGGTCATCGACAGCGAAAAGTTGGGCCAGTCAGCGCGGCGCCAAGCCGGAGTCGTGGTCAAGGGCGCGCTGACAGGCGCTGCCGTCGCCTTGCTACTGATAGTCGTTTCGGTTCCACGCTACTCGGCAACCGAAACGATCCTGCTCGACGAAGAACGCAACGAACTGCTCAATCAGGTCTCGGCCTTACCCAATGCTGTCCGGTCCGACGCCACCGTACAGTCCGAACTCGAAATATTGCGCAGTCAGGTTCTTGCGGTCGAGGTGGTCAAGCGGCTCAACCTTGACCAAGACGCCGATTTCATGGACCCGCCCGTCGATCTCGTCTCGCGCATCATGGGCAATGTCACCTCGATCTCAGGTTTCTTTTCAAGCAGTAAAGCACCGATCGGGCCGCCGGTCGATCCCGCCATCGCGGCCCGCGAGGCCGCCGCAGGCATCTTGCGCGAACATCTTTATGTCGAGCGCGTGGGCCGCAGTTTCGTGCTTTTGCTTGCGTATTCCGATCACAACCCACAGCGCGCTGCAGCAGTCGCCCGCGCCTACGGCGATAGCTACGTGCAGTTCCAGCTTACCTCGCAATCGAAACTTGCCGTCAACGCAGGCCAGTGGGTAAGCGAACGGTTGAAAGTTCTGGCCGAACGCAGCCAAGAAGCGACGAGTGCGGTGCAGGAATTCCGCTCTCGGCACAATCTTGTAGAGTATCAGGGCAACTTGCTGACCGATCAGCAGCAGTCAGATCTGACAACGGCCCTGGTCACCGCCTCGGCCGACGTGGCGCAACTCCGCGCCCGCGTGCAAAGTTTCGAAGCCATGATGAACGTGGAAAAGCCCGACGTCCTTGCCGTGTCGGCGTTGGAAACGCTGACGCCCTCGGACGAAACGATGGCAGCGCTACGTACCGATTACATCAATGCCCGCCGCAACTGGACCGGGATCGTCGCCGAACGCGGCGAAGACCATCCGCAGGCGCTGCAACTAAAGAAACAGATGGATATTCTTGAACAGACCATCGGAGAAGAGCTCAACCGCGCTGTTCTCGCGACCAAAGCGCAGTTTGAAATCGCCCGCTCGCGCGAGGCTTCGCTTCGTGACGATCTGTCCAGCTTTGCCGACCGGGTCACCGGCGACGACAAGGTGATGGGCCAGCTCGCCCAGCTCGAAGCGGTCGCCGATACCTACGCCACCGTTTACCGCGATTTTCTCGAACGATACGAAATCACAGCGCAGCAGGAAAACTTTCCCATCGCATCAGTCCGCATAATTTCGCCAGCCGACCTTCCGGACAGGCCGTCAAGCCCGCGCAAGAAGGCCCTGCTGGGTATGGGCCTGATATTGGGCGCGCTGATTGGCATCGTTATCGGTGCCCTGCGCGAGATGGGTCCTGTGCGCCTTCGCACGCCCAAGGACACGACAGACCGCTCGGGCCTGCCTTGCGCTGGTCTTACGCCTTCACCGCGGCGCAAGCTCGATACCGAACAACGCCGCGTGCTAACTCGGACACTCAACCGCGCCCGCCAGGACCTTGACCGCATGGTTGCGCAGCAAGCTGGCGTCGGCCGCATCGTCGCACTTGTGCCAGTCGACGCAGTGGCCGACGCTTTCCCGATCACAAGCTTCGCCGAGACGCTTTCGGCCAACGGCGAACGCGTGCTGGTGGTCGATGCGGGCGGCCTGACACCAGGGCAGGTCCAGCGGCTCAACGCGCTGGAACGGGTCGAAACTTGGAAACTATCTGACATTCCAGCGCGTGACGACGCCACAGACCGTCTGCGCGAGCGGTTTCAGACCGTCCTGCTTTGCCTGCCCTCACTCACGCGCACAACTTTCCCCGACGCCTTGGCCCGCGCCGCCGATGCGTCGATCCTGATCCTGCCGTGGGGGTCGATAACGCCGGATTTTCTAGCGGACGCCATACAGCTTCATGGCGAAAACCTCCGCCCCATCGCCTCGACCGTTCTGGTCGGTGCCGATCTGAAACGCGCCCGGCTCTACATGCGCCGCGGCGATTTCGAGGAACGATTGCTCCATGCCGTTTAG
- the galU gene encoding UTP--glucose-1-phosphate uridylyltransferase GalU → MAKGKVTKAIFPVAGLGTRFLPATKAIPKETLTLVDRPLIQYAVDEALASGIEQLIFVTSRGKSNLEDYFDRSPELERTLAKAGKKDLLRIVHDCTLDSGAVTYVRQNQALGLGHAIACAAHLINDEPFAVILPDDVISASTPCLRQMIDVYDRTGGSVIAAMEVPPAAASAYGILDVAGVAGRVAQVRGIVEKPQPQDAPSNLAVIGRYILDSSIFKHLDGLKASAGGEIQLTDAIASMIREGSPVQAYRFLGDRFDCGSKAGFLQATVSFALARSELRDEFGAYLNSMVALQNAAQ, encoded by the coding sequence ATGGCCAAAGGCAAAGTCACGAAGGCGATCTTTCCGGTTGCGGGCCTTGGCACCCGATTCTTGCCCGCCACGAAGGCAATTCCGAAAGAAACCCTCACGCTGGTTGACCGCCCCCTTATCCAATATGCGGTAGACGAAGCACTGGCTTCGGGCATCGAACAGTTGATCTTCGTGACATCGCGGGGAAAATCCAACCTCGAGGATTATTTCGACCGCTCGCCCGAATTGGAGCGTACCCTTGCCAAAGCCGGCAAGAAGGATCTGCTTCGCATCGTTCACGACTGCACTCTGGATAGCGGCGCGGTCACCTATGTGCGGCAGAACCAGGCGCTCGGCCTTGGCCACGCGATTGCATGCGCTGCCCATCTGATCAACGACGAACCTTTCGCCGTCATCCTGCCCGATGATGTGATTTCGGCGTCGACGCCGTGCCTGCGCCAGATGATCGATGTTTACGACCGTACCGGCGGTTCGGTCATCGCCGCGATGGAGGTTCCGCCCGCAGCGGCCAGCGCCTATGGCATCCTTGATGTCGCGGGCGTGGCCGGTCGGGTCGCGCAGGTGCGAGGCATTGTGGAAAAGCCGCAACCGCAGGATGCGCCGTCCAATCTGGCCGTGATCGGGCGCTACATTCTGGACTCGTCGATCTTCAAGCATCTGGATGGCCTTAAAGCCAGCGCAGGCGGTGAAATCCAGTTGACCGATGCCATTGCATCCATGATCCGCGAAGGCAGCCCAGTGCAGGCCTACCGCTTTCTGGGTGACCGCTTCGATTGCGGATCGAAGGCGGGATTCCTTCAGGCAACCGTATCCTTTGCATTGGCCCGCAGCGAATTGCGCGACGAGTTCGGCGCCTATTTGAACAGCATGGTCGCCCTCCAGAACGCTGCCCAGTAG
- a CDS encoding O-antigen ligase family protein: protein MKLHAGLFTDPARNWLYVSAAIAVSLFVFAYSTRIGSASILIFYSVWLPVLIFPTGRLVQSPQHLLPFLLVPALAALSTLWSDRPDATLRAAIQWGSTVLLGLAAARVTSVPSLARGLLAGGLFVLIYSTLNGEYAYDVVDGTYAFAGAFSSKNQLGLFASITLIAAAYPLTNPRLAGWLWVVAAIAIGAFAAFTLIRTESATSLITVILAFAVILLALGVLRLPRLLRVMAVALGGVLFVLGLVAALNLGALDVLFSVFGKDSTLTGRTYLWSRGLEFAQTHQAFGLGYYSFWIPGRAEAEELWTEFHIEAQTGFHFHNTLIESYVGLGLVGVSLMAIWCLMLLGLPLVAMLQAQSRATAIVAGLSVLFLIRSLVEIDFFTPYTAGSFLVPWVLLHMIDSLRRTHSAPQHGTRTLPQSFPTARAATYGRPISQRG, encoded by the coding sequence ATGAAACTTCACGCCGGATTATTCACCGATCCCGCTCGCAACTGGCTATATGTCAGCGCCGCAATCGCGGTGTCGCTGTTCGTATTCGCCTACTCGACCCGCATCGGATCAGCGTCGATCCTGATTTTCTATTCTGTCTGGCTGCCGGTGCTGATCTTTCCGACAGGGCGCCTCGTGCAAAGCCCGCAACATTTGCTTCCCTTCCTTTTGGTTCCGGCCTTGGCAGCTTTGTCGACACTCTGGTCCGACAGGCCGGATGCAACGCTGCGCGCCGCAATCCAATGGGGCAGCACCGTGCTTCTGGGCCTCGCGGCCGCCCGTGTCACTTCAGTGCCGTCTCTCGCGCGGGGGCTGCTAGCGGGCGGGTTATTCGTGTTGATCTACTCCACGCTGAACGGCGAATATGCCTATGATGTGGTCGATGGCACTTACGCCTTTGCCGGGGCGTTCAGCTCGAAAAACCAGCTTGGCCTTTTTGCCTCGATCACCCTGATCGCCGCAGCCTATCCCCTGACCAACCCCCGCCTCGCCGGTTGGCTTTGGGTCGTCGCTGCCATCGCGATCGGTGCTTTCGCGGCCTTCACGCTAATCCGTACAGAGTCGGCGACTTCGCTCATCACAGTAATCCTTGCCTTTGCCGTCATTCTTCTTGCGCTCGGCGTCCTCCGTCTGCCGCGCCTGTTGCGTGTCATGGCCGTGGCACTGGGAGGCGTTCTGTTTGTTCTGGGTCTTGTCGCCGCGTTGAACCTCGGTGCGCTCGACGTGCTGTTTTCTGTCTTCGGCAAGGATTCCACGCTGACGGGACGAACGTATCTCTGGTCCAGAGGGCTAGAGTTTGCACAGACCCATCAAGCCTTTGGTCTCGGCTACTATTCGTTCTGGATTCCCGGTCGCGCCGAGGCGGAAGAGCTCTGGACCGAGTTCCACATCGAGGCCCAGACCGGCTTTCACTTCCACAATACGCTAATCGAAAGCTATGTCGGCCTCGGTCTGGTCGGCGTCTCGCTTATGGCGATCTGGTGCCTCATGCTCCTGGGTCTGCCGCTGGTCGCGATGCTGCAAGCGCAAAGTCGGGCAACAGCAATCGTAGCGGGTCTGTCGGTTCTGTTTTTGATCCGGTCGCTTGTCGAAATCGATTTTTTCACCCCGTACACGGCGGGCTCGTTTCTGGTTCCATGGGTTCTCTTGCACATGATCGACAGCCTTCGTCGCACTCATTCTGCACCGCAGCATGGAACCCGAACCCTGCCTCAAAGCTTTCCCACAGCGCGGGCCGCCACTTACGGACGGCCCATCAGCCAGCGCGGCTGA
- a CDS encoding sugar transferase, protein MDDGNLGQAGGFRPDDDFTGRVFRSAAAALPTEFGVGERGRHEHFRPRRPIEISDAAELPKVIFDRVAALTGLALLMPLMLIVAAMIWRRDPGPVLYAHKRIGRHGRIFHCLKFRTMVLDSDAVLARHLSDNPAAAAEWAATRKLRVDPRVTGIGARLRKTSIDELPQLINVLRGEMSLVGPRPIVMDEARHYGEALAAYLAVRPGVTGLWQISGRSDTSYAERVALDRAYVRGRNLMNDLWILMRTVVVVAKGRGSY, encoded by the coding sequence ATGGATGATGGAAACTTGGGTCAGGCTGGAGGATTCCGGCCCGACGATGATTTTACCGGTAGAGTTTTTCGCAGCGCCGCTGCTGCGCTGCCAACCGAATTCGGCGTTGGCGAGAGAGGAAGGCACGAACACTTTCGCCCGCGCCGTCCTATCGAGATTTCCGATGCGGCCGAGCTGCCAAAGGTGATTTTCGATCGTGTCGCTGCCTTGACAGGTTTGGCTTTGCTGATGCCGCTTATGCTTATCGTTGCGGCGATGATCTGGCGGCGCGATCCGGGTCCGGTGCTTTATGCCCACAAACGGATCGGGCGGCACGGGCGCATTTTCCACTGCCTCAAATTCCGCACGATGGTGCTCGACAGCGATGCCGTCCTCGCGCGGCATCTGAGCGACAATCCGGCGGCTGCGGCGGAGTGGGCGGCCACCCGGAAATTGCGGGTCGATCCGAGGGTTACCGGCATAGGTGCCCGTTTGCGCAAGACCAGCATTGACGAATTACCGCAGCTTATCAACGTGCTGCGTGGCGAGATGAGTCTTGTCGGACCGCGGCCTATCGTGATGGACGAGGCCCGCCATTACGGCGAGGCATTAGCGGCGTATCTGGCTGTTCGTCCCGGCGTTACCGGCCTGTGGCAGATCAGCGGCCGGAGCGACACGAGCTATGCCGAGCGTGTCGCACTGGACCGCGCCTATGTGCGAGGTCGCAATCTTATGAACGACCTGTGGATATTGATGCGTACGGTCGTAGTAGTAGCGAAGGGCCGTGGAAGCTATTGA